The following are from one region of the Heterodontus francisci isolate sHetFra1 chromosome 34, sHetFra1.hap1, whole genome shotgun sequence genome:
- the LOC137349277 gene encoding probable G-protein coupled receptor 139: MHAPGNGLVFSIYYSVLAAFGVPANLVTVMILSRGRCGLSGCITRYLISMAVTDLLVIITAVILSRLCAIYFPFSFLSSTPGCSLVSVLSYASTDSSVWLTVAFAFDRFIAICCPELKMRYCTEKTAAVVVGMVGVLCCFKNIPFYFMYDAIYIINNVPWYCNIKESYYVSLPWRVFDWLDCILTPCLPFILILLLNALTVRHILVASRARRSLRVHSNGKKQSDPEMESRKKSIVLLFLISGSFLLLWLTYVVNFLFVQITDNNYSTGSNSNDPKFILQESGYMLQLFSSCTNTCIYAGSQTKFRKELKDAVKILLQYNS; the protein is encoded by the exons ATGCATGCACCAGGAAATGGACTGGTATTTTCCATTTATTACTCTGTTCTTGCAGCTTTCGGTGTTCCAG ctAACTTGGTGACAGTTATGATTCTGTCCCGAGGAAGGTGTGGTCTCTCAGGATGTATCACTCGGTACCTGATATCCATGGCAGTGACAGATCTACTGGTTATTATCACCGCTGTGATATTAAGTCGTCTTTGTGCTATTTATTTCCCATTCAGTTTCCTTTCCTCCACTCCGGGCTGTAGCCTCGTTAGTGTCCTAAGCTACGCTTCCACAGACAGTTCCGTTTGGTTAACAGTCGCATTTGCATTCGATCGCTTTATAGCCATTTGTTGCCCGGAGCTGAAAATGAGAtactgcactgagaaaacggcggctgtggttgtaggaatggTCGGCGTGCTTTGCTGTTTCAAAAATATCCCTTTCTACTTCATGTATGATGCTATCTATATAATTAATAATGTACCCTGGTACTGCAACATCAAAGAAAGCTATTATGTTTCACTTCCATGGAGAGTGTTTGACTGGCTGGACTGTATTCTAACTCCATGTCTCCCGTTCatcctgattttgctgctcaatgctctgacagtcagacacatcctAGTGGCCAGTAGAGCTCGCAGGAGTCTCCGAGTCCACAGCAATGGAAAGAaacagagtgacccagagatggaaagccggaaaaagtccattgttttactcttcCTCATCTCGGGCAGTTTCCTTCTGTTGTGGTTGACGTATGTTGTAAATTTCCTATTTGTGCAAATTACAGACAATAACTATTCTACAGGTTCAAATTCCAATGACCCAAAGTTTATTCTGCAGGAAAGTGGATACATGCTTCAACTCTTTAGTTCCtgtaccaacacgtgtatttatgcaggGTCACAGACTAAATTCAGAAAGGAGCTGAAGGATGCGGTAAAAATACTCCTTCAATATAATTCCTAA